The nucleotide window aactaaaaaacatttttacacatATCCAAGCATTCGGACTAAATTCAAGTAAAAGTTCGAAATTGTTGGGGCGCCATAGCGTAACGGTATGGTAGGAGAGTGGATCAAACAGTGCTGCGAGAAGAGAACTAAGAGAAGGCTGCTTCCGTGGCAATGGTTCGCCACGGAACCTAAGAAGAAAGTCCAGCCCCCTGCTGGATGGGATGACGTTGGTAAGACTGCTTCAGGTAATTGCCACTAGACATCCAAATACTCCTAAAGAGCGAATAATCCATTGACTAAAGTTAATGATTTCATTTCTCATATTGGGATGCCCTCCTATAAGTAgaagggatttaaatcttctggGGTCAGAGGTGttgggttagagccggcgtagctttatttgacgttcataagcccattgtaatatgcctacttgaaaaataaactatctttataccTACAGTACAATACAGTATAACTGCTAGCTACCTGTTTGAGAAATACTACAAAAtgacaatttttctttttaaaacccTCATAAAAACTACTCGAAGAAGTATCAGCTGTGTCAGTAATGGAATGGCGATAACTAAAAGCtttaattcatatttttttgtttatcacAGTAATAATAAGCCGGTTTCGATAAAATTCAACTATACCCAACGAATCATTTTCATTTACAGAATGCGATACTGACGACGAAATCGAGAAAGTAttacgaaaacaaaaaaaacaacgcaCAGATAAATCACCCTCTCCACAACCAACCACCAGTAGAGATCCACCCCAACCCCATTCAAGCAGAGACTTGTCACCAAGACCTCAAACCAGCAAAGAAAAATCACCAAAACCACATACTAGTAGAGAAAAATCACCAAAACCACATACTAGCAGAGATAAGTCACCAAAATCAAGTTCTAGTAAAGACAACTCACGAAAACGTAGCAGAGAACGGTCAGATAAAGAATCAGCGAAACAAAACCTCAACTATTCTAACATGTCTTCAGATTCGGATGTGGCTTTCGTTAAAGATGAAAGAATCCAAGCTAATATTACTATAGATTCTGGAGATTCTACAGATGAAGAGAAACCAGTGGTCAAGGAGAAGATAGATAAGTCGCGTGTGTTGCCAGACTTCTTCGATGGATATACGTTTTTGATAGATGATTGTGTGGAGGATGCTGGGTTTGATAAGGAGCTACTGAGCAGATATGTAAAGGCGTATGGTGGGGTTGTTATGGATGTAAGTATACTAGTTTTTTTTGCGTCTGCGATAAATACAAATCAGGATAGGATTAATATTCTCCGGAATATGTTCATACGTGTCACGTTTTAGGGAAATAACTTAACATATTATTGGTTAGCCATATGGGCGATTTCTtgttgaatggggttggcaaatgtcaaaggtttgcagagatggcgccatcatagcttgcccctttttctatgagaatgggcttaaagggctggcatccagggcatttaaaaaacaaaaatttgacacaattctagggcaattacagggcaagctatgctggcgccatctgctaattatttcgacagGCCAACCCCATTGCAGGAGCGCCGGATTGATAACTTTTTCTTACAATTGCTTTAATCATGGTCAAATCGTTTCTCACTCGTTTCAGTTTCTTTCGTGCTAGTAGttgattaaaactttaaaagcaAAGTTACAAGCAGTTTTATGTTAAAAAGTGCCTTACAACTAGCTTTACTAATTCCTTTGACAGCGTTAACTCAACTACGCCGCCATGAAAATGAAACTAGATGACCGTTCACTACCGACAACTGTAACAACCATGtttatgaattttctcaaatgatttttacgcctaagaatggcacgcgctcagacacaatggccgaccgctcgcagaaaaaaaacaatggcttttgtttaattaggcgtaaaaatcatttgagaagattcatatattttttttataactgttGCAGGCGTCCGCAGTCGACTCGGACAGCGAAATCAGTTTCGTCCTGAGCTTCGGCGCCGGTAACAGTAGAAATGGACTCCGTGTGCGCGCGGACTGGCTGTGGCGATGCCATGAGGACAAACAGCTTGCTGATGTGGAAGAATATAAGCTTTAAACTAAGAATTTAATTTTGGTTATTTGATTATGGAAAGTCAAAGCCATAAAATCCGACGTATGGAAACAATAAAGcccatcacagacggagcgataataacAACGAGTTTTTCGGTACGATATATATTTACCAGTCGTTCTAAAAACTAATGGctgcgccaattcttgggattagttgccaagcataCCACAGGCTCACATAAGCCGTGGCTGAAGCCGTGACTATGCTAGGAAGACGGAAAgagcgctgtctcgctcacacaccgTAAGGGCGTGCGGGTCCGCGCCAGTGTTAACCGCGTAAGGATTGAGATTTGCAATGATAATCAAAACAAAACTGTTATTATAATAACCAATTTATTGACAAATAAAATGATTGTTTTTTATCCGCTATTTCAATTACACTTCACGTTTGTAtggttatttatattatatcgcGAAAATTGTATTTTCAATGGACAAGAAATAATTTGAGACGTTACTGTGAGGTGAGGAGAGTAAGTTTCTCGTTGAGTTGAAGTTGGGTTTTAATTAGTTGGGCTAGGGTCACCACCTGAAAAAAGaaatagtttacattaaaataatgttaataaataattgttgtAAAATCTATGTGAAAAGaaaatattcggtattcggcgtatatttcaatatttgtattcggccgaatagttcggttcgaactgccgaatatttaccgaataaacaattttttttaagaggccgtagtcgattttggagcaaaaatttaaaattgatagatttagtcgttgaaattatacacgttttgttacgtaatatctaaataacaagtattgatttatattagcacgtcttctcatcttgccttttaataatgagctCGCGaccgtgcgtcaccggtaatgcatgaagagaaggggcagtttataaaaattcatcaaaaaatcatggtggtaaattatacaaattcatgtataagaatagtttcagcaaatgttgtagattgtttaagtatcaaaattacgttgaaattaattcgatttacagagaaattgtcacttgttttgaagtaatttctggagaaaatcgatttcgtctaactttcatttacactacttcaaagtcataataataaaaatgtagtctgataaacgtcaagtacaggatatgtgtaatacaaaattaccatgtttagcagtccaaactttacgaaatttacaaataagagcgacaaaatcagtgctttacgcgcgtttacctaaacgtccatcagaaaagcaaacatttctaatttagtgagtatgttttcaaaaaactgatctgataaaaggtaagataagaagacgtgctaatagaaaccagtacttgttatttcaattaggcaacaaaaggtgtaaaatttcacggactaaatctatcaattttacatttatgcgactaaaatcgacaccggcctcttaaggtcGTCCGCTCGTCAGTACGGATGCACTTCGCGATCAAGCTCCGGTTTCCTGGGTGTCGATAGTTTCGTGAACGTTTTATTTGATAACGGTGAAGCCATTTCTACTAAAATCTCAAATCTTCTGTACCACaagatttgaataaaaaaagtttatgggaataatatattccctctgcctcATAAAGGCTTAAATAGTGATTCAGGCGTTTTGGCAACGTGAAACGTGACAAGAAGTTAATACTGTAAGCCGTACCATGAGTAGGTCCTTGACGCTGTTAGCGAAGGCGTCGGCGAAGGAGTCCTGCGCGAGCCCGGGCACGGCCTGCGCCAGCTGCAGCAGCGCGCGCCCCGTGGCGTTGTGTGGTGCAGCCCGCCCGGCCAGCACGTCCTCCACGTAGCCCAGCACCTGGAACATTTTGTACAAATGCCTTTCTTACTAACTCTCGTCcgttgagtagcggacggatctttcctagggggtaactgcacaaaagatccctatgggtcgaagtgtatccgtaagggcccccgaaactataagataagataagataactcTCGTCCGAGACCCTAAACTCGTAAGCGGGATTCACacgggcacagaataaataataatactaggtactgaaggttcactctctaacaaaacgcctattatgacagatatgaccgctaggtggcgcaagcgagagcaagcgtccgttccgtagcggtgcgcggcaattactatggctaaacaccaaaattgttgtaggccgcatgtacttgtagcgacgcgacgaaatagcggagtgagccacgcctgacacgggctaattcgaacgtgcactgacatcagaatgatatgtacatgatgtcatttagttatcgtgcatttcgctcgtacttgtctgtATATATATTGGTGCGCGCGAGACTCACGacaactaaatgacatcatttaaatatcattACAAACGTATGTATTTATggtattactagcttttgcccgcgacttcgtctgcgcggacttactaacagcagctaaagcaagcatagcgcctggaaaatttttcatagcaattattcaatttgagcatattttgtACACCAATTAGCAGAcgcttcattaattatctcaattccaccccgctttttactttcttaagggatgattttcgggataaaaactatcccatgtccttctcagggacttaacctatctctatgccaaatttcatctaaatcgattcagcggtttaagcgtgaagagggaaaacagacagacagactttcgcatttataatattagtatggatggatagcTTTATCTACGTGATAAAACAACAGTCAATTTCTACTACAGCGGAATTGAAAGCGATGGACatcgttttatcacgctgtcaaaTAGACAAGAACAACcatcatatccatactaatgtcAGTGTGCGTACGAATTGACTAGAGTTGCACCGGATATTACCTACTACCCGGCCGGATACCAGATAGTAACTTTGTttgatttcggagtaaacaaaTTGCATTTAAGAAACAGGCATGATCATAAATAGTCATAATCGTactcgtttattattttaaaacaattgaaaCATTCCATTCTCTTATTTCGAACCTAGAAATAAGTCCGCGCGAATGTTCACTACGAAACAGGTCAAAATCTGCACGATGTGCCGCCTGTACAGTTCCGCCGGCTGAATATTCGGCGGCCAGATACCGAATATTCCATATAGGAGGAAGGAAGGAAAggaataaacgtaagtttttacgcgattaagtcctgtattagtttaaaattataaaagtaacgTGTAACGTTATTTTGAACCGTTTCCACACACCTGGTCCAGCAGCGAGGCCAGCTTGGTGGCCGCTTCAGCAACCAGCGCCAGGTCGGGCGCGGGCTGCACCTGCCGCGAGCGCCCGCCGGGACCCATCGTTTTCTGGCACAGTTGTAGACCTACAATCTGGAAAGATacatgaaaatttaataaattgtagCGAAATATCGATCAATTACAAGGGCGTCACTAGTGAAGCAGTAATGAATTTGTGCATTGACAGTTAATGGTACACAATTTTAtcgaattatattttttaaactgcaGCTATCTAAAACACTATCCTTgaatagtatattttttttagatacactaaattacaattttattatatgtatttatttgcatGTCGCGTGTGgggaaaaggcctcccccagtttTTCCCATTCCTTTATAATCTGTGCTATTCTCCACCAGTATCTGTCAAAGTTCCCTAGCTCATCTCTCCATCTTGTATTTGGTCTTTTTTGTTTTCTCGGTGTGCCTATATATCAGTGACCATTATGTGCCACATTCATGGATAGTGCTGCAGTGAACCTACCTCAGGCTCATAGCTAGTGAGTGTGACATCGATGGGCGTGAACATGCAGCCCTGCTTCCCGCGCGGCACGCCGAGCGCCACGCAAACGTACGCGCGGAGCCCCATGCGCGCGCCCTGCAGCGACGTGTCCAGCGTCACGTGCACGGGCTCTCGGCACTCGCGTGCATAGTACTCGTGGATGACGGATGAGTGGTTGGTCACTTCGTTGCCGGTAGCCCACCAGCCTGGAATAtaagtttcattttaaaataagtttgtTTAACATATCAGTCTGTGGCGAAAGTTCACCTAGAAGTCGTATAAGGCCCTACAagtacaatataataacgcgtttagagcgctgatggggctgccacgatattgcagcgcgtcagggatgtttgcggaAGCGCATGTGGCGTGTTTTAAAGCTACTATGCGCCTGCGAGCCGCGTCCCTGGTgcgacgcgtccgcgccagctcCAACAGCGTCCTAGAAATGATTGCGGACAAGTTTTGTCCGTATATCACATTTTGCTGCGGACTTCATACGCCCAGCAGcactgtggtaaacacattgagaAATAGGTGAAGGGTGTCAATGTATACCTTATTGTAATTACTaccttaatgtaatttttgtaattaatgtaaattaatgtaatgtaatttttgtagtttttgtttaatgttatcgtgttaatgtttgtgttttgtttaatgtttgtattatgtacttatgagtcacagatactcgaaaaaaatgaattttaatttatttaatatgtgacgttttaaaccaaaaggtaccacattgtcgcttgtcgataaggttgatttctaattgaagctatatggaaatagcgccttactgacaagcgacaataagtacccttttggttgagaatggcacatattttcaTGTCAATGGAGGCAAAGATACATTTCGTGCTAATTTAACAGCTAAATGAGATAAAGCTGTATGGCTGTACAAATATGCGGTTactctgattgtcaaaagttgacattTGACAATTAAGTGACCACAAAACGtatggcgcagtacagcgccatctgtttcagctgtcaaattagggggcacgttttttacttcaagtttacctctctattacaatcaataaCTCTGATGGAGGTTAATAGACCGTAAATTGACAACACGGCAAAGATTCAGACATTTAAAATCATTATCAACTTAAAAATGGACTTGATAAACTATACAAAACAGTGAAAGTTATCTAAGAtttgatttagacgtaccagcatcagctgcctgtctaaaatgaaataataacatTGACCCTAAAGCCTATGAGGGCCTATATTTACTTGCTTCCTATAAAAATAACCAGTGCTCTGGCACATTTTTAAGATTTCTTATAAACCATTTAATGTACCAACAAAAAAATGGATCATTTGTTATCACAATAaagaaatttgtatttgtacagtACATCGCACCCTCTGTGAACGTCACACCTATCTAAAATACCGCACTATCATAAACCTTAATTTAGGAATGCAGTCTATATTACACTACAACTGTGCACatcatacttattttttttagcattagagaaagggtaaacaatcttgatgtgTGTTTGTTTGCTGATACTTCAGGTGCAAATTAGGGGATGGTTTGGATACTTGAGACATGATTTGTGTATATTTCATCTCACACATCCTCCATGACGCCTGCTAGCCCTCCATATCCTATTTCTAATTTAGTCCAATACTTCTGACAACTATTAGATTAGCCATggctaaatgtgccattttcaatcaaaagggtacttattgtcggttgtcaataaggcgctatttccatacagcttcaattagaaatcaaccttactgacaagcgacaatgtagtaccttttggttgaaaatgtcacaaattattaggtaaaacaaaaaaatcatattttcttACTTCTCATGTCCTCATATCtgaaaatacaattaaattttcTTACCTTTCTTCTGACACCATTTTTagtctctgtttagccctaaggttgactggtagaaaatgcAATTAGGCATCAAGTCCGCCACTTGTacattttgtgcaataaagtttaaataaataaatcattgtaATATTCGTTTCTGTATGACAGGCAATAAATAatgaattgtttttgtttagtaAGCACTTACCAACAATGTTCTCTGTGGCGTTTACACGCCTGTTTAGCTCATACACGTCCATGGCGTAGTTGAGCTCGGCCTCCACCTGGTCTGCATGCTCTTTGTGTGGCACGCAGAAACAGTTTGTGACTTCCACCACCCCTTTGTCACAAGTTCCTGGAAATTACACACCAACAATCATAACctcaaatatatacttaaaattacaaaaatgtacTAGGATTTCATTCGAAAATCCTATGTAAACACAATATATGCACTATAGAAGTAACTTTTTATACGAATGTTGTTTGAAATGTTAAGAAATCAGTAATAACACGCAAGATTGAAGGCATGACGTCGGCACAACAACTCATCAAAAATTTCACTTTAAGAAACATTGGCCGATGAAAACAATTACCCAATAAAGTCCCGATAACCCGGTGTGAGTCCGCATTTCGGCGCTCGTAAGCATCCACTATTTGAAATAATACTACGGGATGAACCTTGACAACCAGATTGAGCGCCATTTTGGCTCGTTTGAAAGGAACTAAGGCCGTTTTTCACCTCCTACAACCCACAGTCCCACATGTGTAAGTTGACAGATGCAGAAGCGTTTTTCATCGTTTAAACTTGAATGTTCAAGggaactatagttggtcaaaccaaattgtcagtaaataagaacaaaaaaaactatactcatccttttcttttgggtgcttgtACTAGTGAGACTGGAATGAATGTGATGAAATATTCTGCTTGCTAAATGCATAATATAAAGGTTCCAGACTAAGTGAGTGAATcacggcgcgacttcgcggagagaacatgtcgcaaTGTTGACGTAtaggccctccacactcatgggcgaatcacggcgcgaagccgcgaacgcgagtgttgaGGGCcttatgactccacactcgcaaagtTCGCAAACTTCACgccttcacggcgatttcgcagtttggatCTCGCCAAAATGCATCAGCTTATATagtgggtcaagcaaatcttgtcagttaaaaaaggcggcaaatttgaaaaatcgcggGTTAGCAACACTGTGTTCGAATAATTCCAAAATCGTGTGTCATCTATGTCCTGTCTGTGGAATGTGGATCGCCATCTTTCTTGTTTACAACATGTTTacttagtcattattctgagctgaggtgtggagggcccttccaactcataaaaaatataaataaataaggacaaAAAATCTTTACcttctcaatttttttaaatatcaaataactACATAAACCTAAGCATATC belongs to Cydia strobilella chromosome 15, ilCydStro3.1, whole genome shotgun sequence and includes:
- the LOC134747562 gene encoding eukaryotic translation initiation factor 3 subunit F, whose amino-acid sequence is MALNLVVKVHPVVLFQIVDAYERRNADSHRVIGTLLGTCDKGVVEVTNCFCVPHKEHADQVEAELNYAMDVYELNRRVNATENIVGWWATGNEVTNHSSVIHEYYARECREPVHVTLDTSLQGARMGLRAYVCVALGVPRGKQGCMFTPIDVTLTSYEPEIVGLQLCQKTMGPGGRSRQVQPAPDLALVAEAATKLASLLDQVLGYVEDVLAGRAAPHNATGRALLQLAQAVPGLAQDSFADAFANSVKDLLMVVTLAQLIKTQLQLNEKLTLLTSQ